From one Salmo salar chromosome ssa09, Ssal_v3.1, whole genome shotgun sequence genomic stretch:
- the LOC106611701 gene encoding uncharacterized protein isoform X1, translating to MHLSILLSTLLSIPVSLGWNEDFQIVCSGQEFRLPVYSGSRIVTFTPSYPPGPRRVLLENNNLKDPRFEWTKDRTLLLKDVTHSDQGLYSIKLSSGFTDETVRLTVSECIKTFRRGYGETFQHNIPKDGSLLEFSPRGSPPDSQPVVLWNRTDLETSEAGRGRLGSDGRAWVAERVTQADQGNYTIRDENGKVISRSKLTVNGHTFNVTRFFKESLNLPLFLPVPHVHLIFTPSLHPSNPSNVPLDSRYSRPVQLIRDGHIVDQDSRYWGLISLGRNRTVNEVVITRLSAKHDGMYEIRDQDGNLVSSTVLHVVGKTARWRAVLKSISVPSGMFVTLAGFILFMKRYPNCSLTMIINGLRGHHTPAANPPRVSVQDYSPPSPQPYGFYGHSQQIGTPKIWSPRHTHSGYTPVVHSAPLVVNSAPQPSPEPVRTGRQQETDRLRVETATTHTPSREETAGSERVISFSVAGASDCLHSSEDCFQFQIKKEGVEERWRKAEDYFSTLPLDTDTSETCSIYTSDKLNFL from the exons ATGCACCTCTCTATCCTACTGAGTACCCTTCTCAGCATCCCTGTCtctttgg GCTGGAATGAAGACTTCCAGATAGTGTGTTCTGGACAAGAGTTCCGCCTGCCGGTCTACTCAGGGTCAAGGATTGTGACCTTTACCCCCAGCTACCCTCCAGGACCAAGAAGAGTGCTACTGGAGAATAACAAT TTGAAGGACCCGCGGTTTGAGTGGACCAAAGATAGAACGTTGCTGTTGAAGGACGTCACACACAGTGACCAGGGACTCTACTCTATCAAGCTGTCCTCTGGATTCACAGATGAGACTGTTCGCCTCACTGTCTCAG AATGTATAAAAACCTTCCGACGGGGCTATGGGGAGACTTTTCAGCACAACATCCCTAAAGATGGCTCCCTGCTGGAGTTTTCCCCCCGGGGCTCCCCCCCTGATTCCCAGCCGGTGGTACTGTGGAACCGGACGGACCTCGAGACCAGTGAGGCGGGCCGGGGGAGGCTGGGGTCGGATGGGAGGGCCTGGGTGGCAGAGAGGGTGACCCAGGCAGACCAGGGAAACTACACCATCAGAGATGAGAATGGGAAAGTAATCTCCCGCAGCAAACTCACTGTCAATG GGCACACCTTCAATGTCACCCGCTTCTTTAAGGAGTCGCTAAACcttcccctgtttctccctgtcccTCATGTCCACCTCATTTTTACCCCCTCCCTGCACCCGTCCAACCCCTCCAATGTTCCCCTTGACTCCCGGTACTCCCGCCCCGTGCAGCTGATCAGGGACGGGCATATCGTGGATCAGGACTCCCGGTACTGGGGCCTCATCTCTCTGGGGAGAAATAGGACTGTCAACGAGGTGGTCATCACCAGGCTGAGTgcaaagcatgatgggatgtatGAGATTCGAGATCAGGACGGCAACCTGGTGTCATCTACCGTTCTCCATGTGGTCG gtAAGACTGCTAGATGGAGAGCGGTCCTCAAGTCCATCAGCGTCCCTTCTGGCATGTTTGTGACTTTGGCTGGTTTCATCCTGTTTATGAAGCGCTACCCTAACTGCAGCCTCACTATGATCATCAACGGCCTAAGAGGTCACCACACACCTGCAGCTAACCCGCCAAGAGTCAGTGTCCAG GACTACAGTCCGCCCAGCCCCCAGCCCTATGGTTTTTACGGTCATTCACAGCAGATTGGAACGCCAAAAATATGGAGCCCCAGACATACACATTCT GGTTACACTCCTGTTGTGCACAGCGCACCACTTGTAGTGAACAGTGCACCACAGCCCTCCCCTGAGCCAGTGAGGActgggagacaacaggagacagacagactcagagTTGAGACTGCCACTACTCACACTCCCAGTAGAGAG gagaCTGCTGGTAGTGAGAGGGTGATCTCCTTTTCTGTCGCTGGCGCCTCCGACTGCCTCCACTCATCTGAAGACTGTTTTCAGTTCCAGATCAAGAAAGAGGGAgtcgaggagagatggaggaaagcAGAAGACTACTTCTCCACACTTCCACTGGACACAGATACCTCGGAGACTTGCAGCATCTACACTTCTGACAAACTCAACTTCTTATAA
- the LOC106611701 gene encoding uncharacterized protein isoform X2 → MHLSILLSTLLSIPVSLGWNEDFQIVCSGQEFRLPVYSGSRIVTFTPSYPPGPRRVLLENNNLKDPRFEWTKDRTLLLKDVTHSDQGLYSIKLSSGFTDETVRLTVSECIKTFRRGYGETFQHNIPKDGSLLEFSPRGSPPDSQPVVLWNRTDLETSEAGRGRLGSDGRAWVAERVTQADQGNYTIRDENGKVISRSKLTVNGHTFNVTRFFKESLNLPLFLPVPHVHLIFTPSLHPSNPSNVPLDSRYSRPVQLIRDGHIVDQDSRYWGLISLGRNRTVNEVVITRLSAKHDGMYEIRDQDGNLVSSTVLHVVGKTARWRAVLKSISVPSGMFVTLAGFILFMKRYPNCSLTMIINGLRGHHTPAANPPRDYSPPSPQPYGFYGHSQQIGTPKIWSPRHTHSGYTPVVHSAPLVVNSAPQPSPEPVRTGRQQETDRLRVETATTHTPSREETAGSERVISFSVAGASDCLHSSEDCFQFQIKKEGVEERWRKAEDYFSTLPLDTDTSETCSIYTSDKLNFL, encoded by the exons ATGCACCTCTCTATCCTACTGAGTACCCTTCTCAGCATCCCTGTCtctttgg GCTGGAATGAAGACTTCCAGATAGTGTGTTCTGGACAAGAGTTCCGCCTGCCGGTCTACTCAGGGTCAAGGATTGTGACCTTTACCCCCAGCTACCCTCCAGGACCAAGAAGAGTGCTACTGGAGAATAACAAT TTGAAGGACCCGCGGTTTGAGTGGACCAAAGATAGAACGTTGCTGTTGAAGGACGTCACACACAGTGACCAGGGACTCTACTCTATCAAGCTGTCCTCTGGATTCACAGATGAGACTGTTCGCCTCACTGTCTCAG AATGTATAAAAACCTTCCGACGGGGCTATGGGGAGACTTTTCAGCACAACATCCCTAAAGATGGCTCCCTGCTGGAGTTTTCCCCCCGGGGCTCCCCCCCTGATTCCCAGCCGGTGGTACTGTGGAACCGGACGGACCTCGAGACCAGTGAGGCGGGCCGGGGGAGGCTGGGGTCGGATGGGAGGGCCTGGGTGGCAGAGAGGGTGACCCAGGCAGACCAGGGAAACTACACCATCAGAGATGAGAATGGGAAAGTAATCTCCCGCAGCAAACTCACTGTCAATG GGCACACCTTCAATGTCACCCGCTTCTTTAAGGAGTCGCTAAACcttcccctgtttctccctgtcccTCATGTCCACCTCATTTTTACCCCCTCCCTGCACCCGTCCAACCCCTCCAATGTTCCCCTTGACTCCCGGTACTCCCGCCCCGTGCAGCTGATCAGGGACGGGCATATCGTGGATCAGGACTCCCGGTACTGGGGCCTCATCTCTCTGGGGAGAAATAGGACTGTCAACGAGGTGGTCATCACCAGGCTGAGTgcaaagcatgatgggatgtatGAGATTCGAGATCAGGACGGCAACCTGGTGTCATCTACCGTTCTCCATGTGGTCG gtAAGACTGCTAGATGGAGAGCGGTCCTCAAGTCCATCAGCGTCCCTTCTGGCATGTTTGTGACTTTGGCTGGTTTCATCCTGTTTATGAAGCGCTACCCTAACTGCAGCCTCACTATGATCATCAACGGCCTAAGAGGTCACCACACACCTGCAGCTAACCCGCCAAGA GACTACAGTCCGCCCAGCCCCCAGCCCTATGGTTTTTACGGTCATTCACAGCAGATTGGAACGCCAAAAATATGGAGCCCCAGACATACACATTCT GGTTACACTCCTGTTGTGCACAGCGCACCACTTGTAGTGAACAGTGCACCACAGCCCTCCCCTGAGCCAGTGAGGActgggagacaacaggagacagacagactcagagTTGAGACTGCCACTACTCACACTCCCAGTAGAGAG gagaCTGCTGGTAGTGAGAGGGTGATCTCCTTTTCTGTCGCTGGCGCCTCCGACTGCCTCCACTCATCTGAAGACTGTTTTCAGTTCCAGATCAAGAAAGAGGGAgtcgaggagagatggaggaaagcAGAAGACTACTTCTCCACACTTCCACTGGACACAGATACCTCGGAGACTTGCAGCATCTACACTTCTGACAAACTCAACTTCTTATAA
- the LOC106611702 gene encoding pre-mRNA-processing factor 19, translated as MSLVCAISNEVPEHPCVSPVSNQVFERRLIEKFIAENGVDPMNGQPLSEEQLIDIKVSHPIRPKAASATSIPAILKSLQDEWDAVMLHSFTLRQQLQTTRQELSHALYQHDAACRVIARLTKEVTAAREALATLKPQAGLVAPQAMPASQPAAGGAGGEPMEVSEQVGMTPEIIQKLQDKATVLTTERKKRGKTVPEELVRAEDLSKYRQVASHAGLHSASVPGILCMDLCPSDTNKVLTGGADKNVVVFDKKEEQIIATLKGHTKKVTSVIYHPSQSVVFSASPDSTIRVWSVTGGNCVQVVRAHEASVTGLSLHATGDYLLSSSEDQYWAFSDIQTGRVLTKVTDEAAGVALTCAQFHPDGLIFGTGTADSQIKIWDLKERTNVANFPGHSGPVTSIAFSENGYYLATGAQDSSVKLWDLRKLKNFKTIALDNNYEVKSLVFDQSGTYLAVGGSDIRVYICKQWSEVLNFSDHSGLVTGVAFGDNAQFLSSAGMDRSLKFYSL; from the exons ATGTCTTTGGTTTGCGCAA TTTCCAATGAGGTCCCGGAGCACCCCTGCGTGTCCCCGGTGTCCAACCAGGTGTTCGAGCGCCGACTGATCGAGAAGTTCATCGCGGAGAATGGAGTTGACCCCATGAACGGCCAACCACTGTCCGAGGAGCAACTTATCGATATTAAAG TGTCTCATCCTATCCGACCAAAGGCTGCCTCCGCTACCAGTATTCCTGCCATACTCAAGTCTCTGCAAGATGAGTGG gATGCGGTGATGCTCCACAGTTTCACTCTGAGGCAGCAGCTGCAGACGACTCGCCAGGAGCTCTCTCACGCCCTCTACCAGCATGACGCAGCCTGCAGAGTCATCGCCCGTCTCACCAAGGAGGTCACTGCAGccagagagg CCCTGGCCACACTCAAGCCCCAAGCCGGATTGGTCGCCCCTCAGGCTATGCCTGCCTCTCAGCCAGCCGCTGGG GGTGCAGGTGGGGAGCCCATGGAGGTTAGTGAGCAGGTGGGAATGACCCCAGAGATCATCCAGAAG CTCCAAGATAAGGCCACCGTCCTTAccacagagagaaagaag AGAGGCAAGACTGTGCCAGAGGAGCTGGTCAGGGCTGAGGATCTGAGCAAGTACCGACAAGTGGCTTCCCACGCT GGTCTTCATAGCGCCAGTGTCCCAGGAATCCTGTGTATGGACCTCTGTCCTTCAGATACTAACAAAGTACTCACTG GAGGGGCTGATAAGAACGTGGTTGTGTTTGATAAGAAGGAGGAGCAGATCATCGCCACCCTCAAGGGTCACACCAAGAAGGTCACCTCTGTCATCTACCACCCCTCCCAG TCGGTGGTGTTCTCTGCCTCTCCAGACAGCACCATCCGGGTGTGGTCTGTTACCGGGGGTAACTGTGTCCAGGTGGTGAGAGCTCACGAGGCGAGCGTGACCGGGCTGTCACTTCACGCCACCGGAGACTACCTGCTTAGCTCCTCTGAGGACCAG tactGGGCCTTCTCTGACATCCAAACTGGCCGAGTCCTTACCAAAGTCACTGATGAGGCTGCTGGTGTTG CTCTGACTTGTGCTCAGTTCCACCCTGACGGTCTGATCTTCGGGACGGGAACAGCTGACTCCCAAATCAAGATCTGGGATCTGAAGGAGCGCACCAACGTGGCCAACTTCCCCGGCCACTCTGGTCCCGTCACCTCCATCGCCTTCTCTGAGAACGGATACTACCTGGCCACAG GTGCCCAGGACAGCTCTGTGAAGCTGTGGGATCTGAGGAAACTGAAGAACTTCAAGACCATCGCCCTGGACAACAACTACGAA gTTAAGTCTCTGGTGTTTGATCAGAGCGGTACGTACTTGGCTGTGGGTGGATCTGACATCAGGGTGTACATCTGCAAGCAGTGGTCGGAGGTCCTAAACTTCAGTG ACCACTCTGGCCTGGTGACCGGCGTGGCGTTTGGAGACAATGCTCAGTTCCTTTCCTCCGCCGGAATGGACAGAAGCCTTAAGTTCTACAGCCTGTAA